The following coding sequences lie in one Pseudarthrobacter phenanthrenivorans Sphe3 genomic window:
- a CDS encoding IS110 family RNA-guided transposase, with protein MPAFWVGIDSGKRAHHCVVIDQTGTVLLSKRVENDENAVLELIATIAEIAAGGEVCWATDLNSGGAALLIELLAAHAQQLLYIPGRIVHHAAETYRGDGKTDAKDARIIADQARMRTDLQPVRRTDQISVDLRLLTARRTDLICDRVRAINRLRATLLEYFPALERAFDYSKQAPLVLLGGYQTPEGIRRIGLARLTGWLRKRGCRNSAKMAEKALIAANSQHTVLPTQTTGSALVVRLAGQISTLDAEIAGIDAQITDLFGKHDSADVLLTMPGFGPVLAATFLANIGGNLDAFDSVDRLASVAGLAPVPRDSGRISGNLHRPRRFNRRLLRTCYLAALSSLKNSAASRTYYDRKRGEGKSHKQALIALARRRINVLWAMLRDHTIYQEPMPRITAQAA; from the coding sequence ATGCCGGCATTCTGGGTAGGAATCGACTCAGGCAAAAGAGCACATCATTGCGTCGTGATCGATCAGACGGGGACCGTGCTGCTCTCGAAACGGGTCGAGAACGACGAAAACGCAGTGCTCGAACTCATAGCCACGATCGCGGAGATCGCGGCCGGGGGCGAAGTCTGCTGGGCCACGGATCTGAATTCCGGCGGAGCGGCCCTGTTGATCGAGTTGTTGGCCGCGCACGCCCAGCAACTGCTCTATATACCTGGACGGATCGTGCATCACGCTGCGGAGACCTACCGCGGAGATGGCAAGACCGACGCGAAAGATGCCAGGATCATCGCTGACCAGGCACGGATGCGCACGGACCTCCAACCAGTCCGCCGCACGGACCAGATCAGCGTTGACCTGCGGCTCCTCACCGCCCGCCGTACGGATCTGATCTGCGACCGTGTCCGGGCGATCAACAGGCTCCGCGCCACCTTGCTGGAATATTTCCCGGCTCTCGAGCGTGCGTTCGACTACTCCAAACAGGCGCCCCTGGTCCTCCTGGGCGGCTACCAGACACCCGAGGGCATCCGGCGGATCGGACTAGCTCGGCTCACCGGTTGGCTGAGGAAACGCGGCTGCCGCAATAGTGCCAAGATGGCAGAGAAGGCACTGATAGCCGCAAACTCCCAGCACACCGTACTGCCAACTCAGACCACAGGCTCTGCCCTGGTCGTCCGGCTGGCCGGGCAAATCAGCACTCTCGATGCGGAGATCGCCGGCATCGATGCCCAGATCACGGACCTGTTCGGGAAGCACGACAGCGCCGATGTTTTGCTCACCATGCCGGGCTTCGGCCCCGTACTCGCAGCTACTTTTCTCGCGAACATCGGCGGCAACCTGGACGCGTTTGACTCAGTCGACCGGCTCGCCAGCGTCGCGGGGCTGGCTCCCGTCCCGCGCGATTCCGGACGAATCAGCGGGAACCTGCACCGACCACGTCGCTTTAACCGCAGGCTCCTGCGGACCTGTTACCTCGCCGCCCTCTCCAGCTTGAAGAACAGCGCGGCCTCAAGAACCTATTACGACCGGAAGCGCGGAGAAGGAAAGTCGCATAAACAGGCCCTCATCGCCCTCGCCAGACGTCGCATCAACGTCCTCTGGGCGATGCTCCGTGACCACACCATCTACCAGGAACCAATGCCACGCATCACCGCTCAGGCGGCTTGA
- a CDS encoding IS256 family transposase, which translates to MIDPVTGEIIDQKELAERLLAQAKEQGVSLVGPGGLLNQLTRNVLETALEAELTEHLGHEHGQTPIAANMRNGTRSKTVLTEIGPVEIEVPRDRDGSFEPVIVPKRKRRLDGIDQIVLSLSARGLTTGEIAAHFEEVYGARVSKDTISRITEKVAGELAEWSARPLDPIYPVLFVDAVVVKVRDGQVRNTPFYVVMGVTTNGEREILGIWAGDGGEGARFWLQVFSELKNRGVEDVLIAVCDGLKGLPEAITTTWERTVVQQCIVHLIRNSFRYAGRQHRDGIVKALKPVYTAPSEQAAKDRFAEFTAEWGQRYPAIVRLWESSWAEFVPFLEYGACRRMACPSPDGDGGLLVGVGRSARLVPAASASGGCRVDLPDVVGGGREVQLAAGCIKASPGESAQDRLEGSDAGFDGCAAALVSG; encoded by the coding sequence ATGATCGATCCTGTGACGGGAGAGATCATCGATCAGAAGGAGCTTGCGGAGCGGTTGCTCGCGCAGGCCAAGGAACAGGGCGTGAGCCTGGTAGGCCCGGGCGGGCTGCTGAACCAACTCACGAGAAATGTGCTGGAGACCGCTCTGGAAGCCGAGCTGACAGAGCACCTCGGCCACGAGCACGGCCAGACACCGATCGCAGCCAACATGCGCAACGGCACCAGGTCAAAGACCGTGTTGACCGAGATCGGTCCGGTCGAGATTGAGGTGCCCCGGGATCGGGACGGGTCGTTCGAGCCGGTGATCGTGCCCAAGCGGAAACGGCGTCTGGACGGGATCGACCAGATCGTGCTCTCCCTCTCTGCCCGGGGGCTGACGACCGGGGAAATCGCCGCCCACTTCGAGGAGGTCTACGGGGCCAGAGTCTCTAAAGACACCATCAGCCGCATCACGGAGAAAGTCGCCGGAGAACTGGCCGAATGGTCGGCCCGGCCTTTGGATCCGATCTATCCGGTGCTGTTCGTTGATGCGGTCGTGGTCAAGGTCCGTGACGGGCAGGTGCGCAACACCCCGTTCTACGTCGTTATGGGCGTCACCACCAATGGGGAGCGGGAGATCCTGGGCATCTGGGCCGGCGACGGTGGCGAGGGTGCCCGGTTCTGGCTGCAGGTCTTCTCGGAGCTGAAGAACCGGGGCGTGGAAGATGTGCTGATCGCCGTCTGCGACGGGCTCAAAGGCCTGCCGGAGGCGATCACGACCACGTGGGAGCGGACGGTGGTGCAGCAGTGCATCGTGCACCTGATCCGCAACAGCTTCCGCTACGCCGGACGCCAGCACCGCGACGGCATCGTCAAGGCGCTCAAGCCGGTCTACACGGCCCCGTCCGAGCAGGCGGCGAAGGACCGGTTCGCCGAATTCACTGCCGAGTGGGGCCAGCGGTATCCGGCCATCGTACGGCTCTGGGAATCCTCCTGGGCCGAATTCGTGCCCTTCCTGGAGTACGGAGCCTGTCGCAGAATGGCGTGTCCCAGCCCGGATGGTGACGGGGGCCTGTTGGTCGGGGTCGGCAGGTCGGCTCGCCTGGTCCCCGCGGCCAGCGCCTCAGGCGGTTGCCGTGTGGATCTTCCGGATGTTGTAGGCGGCGGCCGCGAGGTTCAGCTCGCTGCGGGCTGCATCAAGGCCTCTCCGGGAGAATCTGCTCAGGATCGTCTTGAGGGTTCCGATGCTGGGTTCGACGGTTGCGCCGCGGCGCTTGTAAGCGGCTGA
- a CDS encoding HU family DNA-binding protein — protein MAKNRSELVAEVAGKAGTSQAAVNSVLDALFEVFETSVAAGEKITIPGWLAVERTDRAARTGRNPQTGETIQIAAGHSVKLTAGSKLKAAVSNKK, from the coding sequence ATGGCTAAGAACCGTAGTGAACTTGTTGCAGAGGTAGCGGGCAAGGCCGGCACCAGCCAGGCAGCCGTCAACTCCGTCCTCGATGCACTGTTCGAGGTTTTCGAGACTTCTGTCGCCGCGGGCGAGAAGATCACCATCCCCGGCTGGCTCGCCGTGGAGCGCACCGACCGTGCAGCACGCACCGGCCGCAACCCGCAGACGGGTGAGACCATCCAGATCGCAGCTGGCCACAGCGTCAAGCTGACCGCAGGCTCCAAGCTGAAGGCTGCTGTCTCCAACAAGAAGTAA
- a CDS encoding cytochrome c oxidase assembly protein — MVSSAAKPRSTHPDSAQGKGARGNGARGNGAPGSSIIGILPGWQLAGLAALFIGLAAALVFSGAAGARAVSDPGALVRWGLPVSKALHNVSLATVIGGLLFAVGILPRNAGPRNRDREPAGADAPEHPAFSRALTIAAAAGAVWTLSAIAVLVLTYSDVAGQGLSGDAEFTQALVFFMTDIDTGRAWLAVTIIAAVVTTALFGVRSLAGLALTLVLAFIGLIPTALIGHSSSSSDHEGAINSLGLHLVGVSTWVGGIIMLALLSGILTGPKAAAASDITEPTLRRFSSLAGFAFVLVFASGIINASIRITNWEDLFGAPYGQLILAKSAATLVLGGIGFMHRQWVIPQLGRKGSAMSSRRVLWQLVLAEFLLMGATSGVAVALGRSAPPEPSTYAPDASPAFILTGYELPPELTPERWLTEWRPDWLWIAAALFGLVSYFLGVARIHQRGDKWQWFRSVNWVVGLLVLTYITSGPPSVYGRVLFSAHMVDHMALTMVAPIFLVLGAPVTLALRALPSRGDGSRGPREWLLVFIHSKFSQLVTHPLFAAANFAGSIVLFYYSDLFGFAMREHVGHELMIVHFLLTGYIFILSMIGTDPLPRRAPYPMRLLLLLATMGFHAFFGVAIMGGTNLLAADYFGNLGRDWGQSALMDQQTGGAVAWGIGEVPTLLVAIGVAIMWSRSDQRETKRVDRAADRNNDADLTAYNDMFAKLAERDARLAERNKLEGR; from the coding sequence ATGGTGTCTTCTGCCGCAAAACCTCGTTCCACCCACCCCGACTCCGCGCAAGGCAAGGGAGCACGGGGTAACGGTGCACGGGGCAACGGTGCGCCGGGCAGCAGCATCATAGGGATCCTCCCGGGATGGCAGCTGGCAGGACTGGCTGCTCTCTTCATTGGCCTGGCGGCAGCGCTTGTTTTCTCCGGCGCCGCGGGAGCCCGGGCAGTGTCCGATCCCGGTGCCCTGGTCCGCTGGGGCCTGCCGGTCAGCAAGGCCCTCCACAACGTCTCGCTGGCCACTGTCATTGGCGGCCTGCTCTTCGCGGTCGGCATCCTCCCGAGGAATGCAGGGCCGCGGAACCGTGACAGGGAGCCCGCCGGCGCCGACGCTCCGGAGCACCCTGCCTTCAGCCGTGCCCTCACGATAGCGGCCGCGGCAGGCGCCGTGTGGACGCTGTCCGCGATCGCTGTCCTGGTCCTCACGTACTCGGACGTGGCGGGACAAGGCCTCTCGGGTGATGCGGAGTTCACCCAGGCACTTGTCTTCTTCATGACGGACATCGACACGGGACGCGCTTGGCTCGCCGTCACCATCATCGCGGCAGTGGTGACCACAGCCTTGTTCGGCGTCCGGTCCCTGGCTGGCCTGGCACTCACCCTGGTCCTGGCGTTTATCGGGCTCATCCCGACCGCACTCATTGGCCACTCCTCAAGCTCCTCCGACCACGAAGGTGCCATCAACTCCCTGGGCCTGCACCTGGTGGGCGTCAGCACCTGGGTTGGCGGCATCATCATGCTGGCCCTGTTGTCCGGCATCCTGACCGGACCCAAAGCCGCTGCCGCCTCTGACATCACAGAGCCCACATTGCGCCGGTTCTCCTCCCTCGCCGGCTTCGCCTTTGTCCTGGTCTTCGCTTCAGGCATCATCAACGCCAGCATCCGGATCACCAACTGGGAGGACCTCTTTGGGGCGCCGTACGGCCAGCTGATCCTGGCCAAGTCCGCGGCCACCCTGGTGCTGGGCGGGATCGGCTTCATGCACCGGCAGTGGGTTATTCCCCAACTGGGCCGCAAGGGCTCCGCGATGTCCTCGCGAAGGGTCCTCTGGCAATTGGTCCTGGCGGAATTCCTGCTGATGGGAGCAACGTCCGGTGTGGCCGTCGCCCTGGGCCGCTCGGCCCCGCCTGAGCCCAGCACCTACGCCCCCGATGCTTCACCCGCCTTCATCCTCACCGGGTATGAGCTGCCCCCCGAACTGACACCCGAGCGGTGGCTGACCGAATGGCGCCCGGACTGGCTTTGGATTGCCGCCGCACTTTTCGGCCTGGTGTCCTACTTCCTGGGCGTGGCAAGAATCCATCAGCGCGGCGACAAATGGCAGTGGTTCAGGTCCGTTAACTGGGTGGTTGGCCTGCTGGTGCTGACCTATATCACTTCCGGGCCGCCGTCGGTCTACGGCCGCGTGCTGTTCTCGGCGCACATGGTGGACCACATGGCGCTGACCATGGTGGCTCCCATCTTCCTGGTGCTGGGCGCGCCGGTGACGCTTGCCCTGCGTGCACTCCCTTCGCGGGGAGACGGATCGCGCGGCCCCAGGGAGTGGCTGCTGGTGTTCATCCACTCGAAATTCTCCCAGTTGGTCACGCACCCGCTCTTTGCGGCTGCCAACTTCGCCGGATCGATCGTCCTGTTCTACTACTCGGACCTGTTCGGCTTCGCGATGCGCGAGCACGTGGGGCACGAACTCATGATCGTGCACTTCCTGCTGACCGGCTACATCTTCATTCTGAGCATGATCGGCACCGACCCCCTGCCGCGCCGCGCCCCGTACCCCATGCGGCTCCTCCTGCTCCTGGCCACCATGGGCTTCCACGCCTTCTTCGGGGTGGCCATCATGGGCGGGACCAACCTCCTGGCCGCGGACTACTTCGGTAACTTGGGCAGGGACTGGGGCCAGTCCGCACTCATGGACCAGCAGACCGGGGGTGCTGTGGCCTGGGGGATCGGCGAGGTGCCCACGCTCCTGGTGGCGATCGGCGTCGCCATCATGTGGTCCCGCTCGGACCAGCGGGAGACCAAACGGGTGGACCGCGCGGCGGACAGGAATAACGACGCCGATCTCACCGCTTACAACGATATGTTTGCCAAATTGGCCGAACGCGACGCCAGGCTGGCTGAACGAAACAAGCTGGAAGGACGCTGA